The segment CGCTCTTCGAAGCCGCTCTCCCGGCAGAAACTGCGCACGGCATCGGCAGCTTCCTGCAATAGAAGGGGCTCGTCACCGGCGATCCAGACCAGGGGTTTGAGATCCTTTTTGAGGCTGGGCAGCAGCTGTCCGGCTTGCTTTATCTGCATGGTGCTTTCAGGATGCCGTACCGTTGCTCGTTGCCGCCTCCAGGCGGCGCAACAGGCGGTTTACCAGCTCACGTCGCAATTCACTCTGAATGACTTCGCGCTCCTCCAGCGTGCCGGTGATATTGCCGGTGTTTTCGTAGTAGACCTGCTGAATTATCAGGTCTTCAGGGCCCAGCAGCTGGTTTTCACCCTGTATCATGCTGACCGGCAGAGTCATGCGGATGTCATATTGGGCTGCCCTGGCCCGGGGTGTGACGGTGATGGGTCTGATGCGCCGTTGTTCGGCGCCCACAATCAGTACCGGCAGGCCCGGGTTAACGGTGTCGGCGTCGATTTCCGTCACCGCCACGTTGGCATCCTGCAGGGCGCGGCGCAGCAGCCCGGCGATCTCATCGCCGGGCTGCTGCAGGTAGAGCTGCAGTTCCGGGAGGCTGGCTGACAGGGCATCGCTGCCTCGCAGGCTGAAACCGCAACCAGACAGGACAGGCAGCAGCAGCGCCACTAAAAGGCTTTTAAACAGTCTGGTTGCCATTAAGATTTCCTGTCTCCAATAAGGTCCGGGTGCCTGGTCATGGTCTTGCCGGTCAGCCGCCCCGTTTTTTTACGACTTACTCTTCGTCTTAATCGTTGGCGATGCTGCACCCATCCCTTAGCTGGAAACCACCACATTAACCAGTCGGCCCGGTACGACGATGACTTTGCGTACCTCGCCCTCGCTTGTATAGCGCCGGATGGTTTCGTGGTCGAGGGCCAGCTTTTCCAGAGTCTGTCGATCGGCGTCTTTGTCCACCTCAATCTTGGCCCGCAGCTTGCCATTGACCTGCAGGACTATAACGAGTGTGGATTGCTTGAGTGCCGCCCTGTCCACTGTGGGCCAGGGTGCATCAATGACCGCTTCACTGTGCCCGAGGTGCTGCCACAGAACGTGGCAGATATGGGGCACTACGGGCGCCAGCATCAGTACCACCGTGGACAGTGCTTCGGTAACCAGGGCGTTATCCAGATCGGTGTCACTTTGTTCGACAAACTTGTAAGTGTCATTGATCAGCCCCATCACCGCAGCGATGGCGGTATTGAAGGTCTGCCGGCGGCCGAAATCGTCGCCGACTTTCTCCAGCGTACTGTGAATGGCAAAACGGAACTGCTGCTGTCGTTCGCTCAGGTTGCCATGGTCCAGCTTCGCCGGATCCGCTGGCTGATGGTCCGCCACTATTTTCCACAGCCTTTTCAGAAAACGATAGCTGCCTTCCACGCCGCTGTCGGACCATTCGAGCGACTGGTCCGGTGGCGCGGCGAACATGGTGAACATGCGGACTGTGTCGGCACCGTACTTTTCGATCAGGGACAGGGGGTCGACGGTGTTGCCCTTGGACTTGGACATTTTACTGCCGTCCTTCAATACCATGCCCTGGGTAAGCAGCCGGGTGAAGGGTTCGTCCGAACTCAGCAGCCCTTCGTCACGCAGCAGTTTGTGGAAAAAGCGCGCATACAGCAGGTGCAGGATGGCGTGCTCTATGCCACCGATATACTGATCCACCGGCAGCCAGTAGTCGGCCCGCTCGTCGAGCATGGCATCGTCCAGGTCGCGGCAGGCATAGCGTGCATAGTACCAGGAAGATTCCACGAAGGTGTCGAAGGTATCGGTTTCTCGCTCGGCCTCGCCGCCACATTCCGGGCAGCTGGTCCGGTAGAACGACGGCATTTTTTTGAGTGGTGAGCCGCTGGCGTCGAACTCAATGTCGGTTGGCAACAGCACCGGGAGATCTTCCTCGGGTACCGGTACGGTGCCACACTGCTGACAGTTGATGATGGGAATCGGAGTACCCCAGTAGCGCTGCCGGGATACGCCCCAGTCCCGCAGGCGGAAATTCACCTGGCGCTGGCCTTTGCCCTGCTCGGTCAGAAATTTCTCGATGGCCGAAAACGCCTGCTCAAAGTTCAGGCCGTCAAACTGCCCGGAATTGATGAGCAGGCCCTTTTCAACAAAGGCTTCACTGCCCAGATCACAGGGCGTGTCGGTGCTGGCGGGTTGGATGACCTGCTTAACCGGGAGGCTGTACTTGCGGGCGAATTCCCAGTCCCGCTGGTCGTGTCCCGGTACCGCCATGACCGCGCCGGACCCATAACTCATCAGTACGAAATTTGCCACGTAGACCGGCACCTGGTCGCCGCTGATGGGGTTAATGGCCTGCAGCCCGGTATCGATACCGAGTTTCTCCATGGTAGCCATGTCGGCTTCGGCCGTCTTGGTATGGGACTGTTCTTCGATGAAGGCTCTGACCGCGGGGTTTGTTTCAGCGGCCAGTTCAGCCAACGGGTGTTGAGGGGCTACCGCCACATAGGTCACACCCATCAGCGTATCCGGACGGGTGGTATAGACAGACAGAGTCTGGTAGGCCGCGTCATCCTGGTCAGCGACTTCGAACTGCAGTTCAATACCTACCGAGCGGCCTATCCAGTTGGTTTGCATGGTGCGCACCTGTTCCGGCCAGCCGTCAAGTTTATCCAGGTCGTCCAGCAATTCCTGGGCGTAATCGGTAATTTTGATGAACCACTGGGGAATCTTGCGGCGCTCCACGAGGGCGCCTGACCGCCAGCCACGCCCGTCGACAACCTGCTCATTGGCCAGCACAGTCTGGTCAACCGGATCCCAGTTGACCTCGGCCTCCCGTTTGTAGACCAGGCCTTTCTTGAACAGGCGAGTGAAAAACCACTGCTCCCAGCGGTAATAGCCCGGGTGGCAGGTCGCCAGTTCCCGGTGCCAGTCGTAGGCAAAGCCCAGCTGTTTGAACTGCCCGCGCATGTAGTCGATATTGCTGTATGTCCAGCCAGCCGGCGGCACCTGCTTCTGGATGGCCGCGTTCTCGGCCGGCAGGCCAAACGCATCCCAGCCCATGGGTTGCAGCACATGCTTACCCTGCATGCGCTGAAAGCGACTGATCACGTCACCGATGGTGTAGTTCCTGACATGGCCCATGTGCAGGTGGCCGCTGGGGTAGGGGAACATGGACAGGCAGTAGAATTTCTCCTTGCCGGTGTTTTCCTCGGCCCGGAAGCTGTCGTTGGTTTCCCAGTATTGCTGGGCCGCTGATTCCACCTCAGCGGGGGTGTAGGTATCGTTAATACTGCTCATGGTTTCTGTATTCGCTGCATGCTGTGAGACACCGGTTCGGTGCGGGGTCAAGAATACCCCAGGGTGGATGTTTCACCAAATGCCGGCTCGTACTGGAGAACCTCTGATTAATTACTAAAGTGCAGAACGTTGTGGTAATTAATCAGAGGCTCCTTAATATCAGGGTGTTGTGGTAATCAGTCAGAGGTCCCCTAGCGACCCAGTTTGGAAATCTTTTTCGTACCGGCGTCCAACAGGCTGGAAGTTACTTTGAGAAGTTTGATCTGGCGGCTGTCTGCATTCAGGACCGTAAACAGAAACGGACCAATGTTGATCTTTTCGTCCCGCTCCGGAATATGGCCAAAGCGCTGCAGAACCAGCCCGCCGATGGTGGAGAATTCCTGTTCGCTGAATGCGGTATTGAAGTGTTCGTTGAACTCGTCGATGGGGGTAAGAGCTTTGACGATATGATTTTCATCATCAAATCGCTTGATGTAGCTCTCGTCGTCGACGTCGTATTCGTCTTCGATTTCCCCGACGATCTGTTCCAGTACATCTTCAATGGTTACCGCTCCGCAGACACTGCCATACTCATCGATAACAATCGCCATGTGGTGTCGGGTTTCGCGGAACTCTTTCAGCAGCACGTTGAGTCGCTTGCTTTCCGGTACGAACGTGGCAGGTCTCACAATATCCTTGATGGAGAACTTGTCGACATTCTGCTGTAAAACCAGAGGCAGCAGGTCCTTGGCCAATAGAATGCCAAGCACACTGTCAATATTTTCGCCAATAACGGGGTAACGGGAGTGAGCTTCCTTCGCCACCTGCTCGATGATCTCCTGGGGTGACAGTGTGGCGGAGACTGTCACCAGCTGGGAGCGTGGGATCATGATTTCCCGGACCTGCATGTTGGATACCTGCAGCGCACCTTCGATGATGCTGAGCGCATCGGAGTCCAGAACCTTGTCCTGCTCGGCATTACGTAACACCGCCAATAGACTCTGCACGTCGTTGGGTTCGTCGGAAAAGATCTGGGTAATTCTGTCCAGCCAGGAGCGGGGTTTCTGCTCGGTATCAGATGGCTCTTCGGTCATGTCCGCTTGAATCTCATGTTGCCGCTGTAAAAGTGTTAACAGGCCCTAGTTAATCAGGTAAGGGTTTGGGAAACCCAGTGTTTTCAGCACGTCTGTTTCCAGCGACTCCATGGCTTCCGCCTCTTCAGGGGTTTCGTGCCGGTAGCCGTGCAGGTGCAGGAATCCGTGTGTCAGCAGATGTGCCCAGTGAGCCTCCCGGCTCTTGCCCTGCGCGCTGGCTTCCGCCAGTACTACAGGCGCACAGATTGCCAGGTCACCCAGTGGCAGCCTTGCCAGGCTGTCTAGCACCTGGTCCGGCAATTCGCAGCTGAAAGACAACACGTTGGTTGGCGAGTCTTTGCCTCGGTAATCACGATTCAATGCCGCCGACTCCGCTTCATCCACCACACGAATACTCAGGAAGAGCGGTTTTCCGGGCCGCGCCAACTGGCGGCTGGCGGCGGTCAACCAGGTTTCCATGTCGCTGGCCTGGGGAACCCAGTGGTCCGGACAGCCGTTGTCCAATTCAACTTTCACGCTGTTCACGGTCGTTTATCGAGGCGTTGTCCGGGCCGAGATTGGCAATCGTCTGGCGGTCATGGGCATCGTAGGCCTCGACGATTTTCTGTACCAGCCGGTGCCTCACGACATCCCTGGCGTCGAAATAGGTAAAGCCGATGTCGTCAATGCCTTCGAGTACCTTGGTGGCATGGACCAGGCCTGATCGGGTCCCCTTCGGCAGGTCGATCTGAGTAACGTCGCCGGTTATAACCGCGGTAGAGCCAAAACCTATCCGGGTCAGAAACATTTTCATCTGGGAGGCCGTGGTGTTCTGGCTTTCATCCAGGATGATAAAGGAATTGTTCAGCGTTCGGCCGCGCATGTAGGCCAGTGGCGCTACCTCGATGACGTTTTTCTCAATCAGCCGTCCGACCCGCTCGAAGCCGAGCATTTCGTAGAGAGCATCATAAAGGGGGCGCAGATAGGGGTCGATCTTCTGGGCCAGGTCACCCGGCAGGAAACCGAGCTTTTCCCCGGCTTCAACTGCGGGGCGGACCAGAAGCAGACGGCTTACCTGCTCCTGCACCAGGGCTTCCACCGCGCAGGCTACCGCCAGGTAAGTCTTACCGGTGCCGGCCGGACCGATACCGAAGTTGATATCATGCTGCTTGATGGACTTGACGTAGTCCTGCTGGTGTCTGGTACGAGGCTTGACGGAGCTTTTAGGTGTGCGGATTAACGATTCGTCAGCAGGCCCCTGCTCGGGGGCGTCTTCCTGTTGAGACTCGCGCAGGGCGAGATGTACCTGGTCGGGGCTCAGGGTTTCGCCATTCCGGGTAGCCAGGTAAAGGGCTTTCAGCACCTTCCCCCCACCTTCAATAGCTGCCTCCGAGCCGGACAGACGGAACTGGTTGCCGCGCTGCTGGATTTTAACCGCCAGGGAATTCTCGATCTGGTGAATATGCTCGTTGAGCCGCCCGCAAAGGCTTGCCAGGCGCTGCGCATTGTCTGGGAGCAGGGTTATGCTCCGGGAGTGAATCTGTTCGGTCATGAAACGGGGGTCAGAACCTCGAGCTGATCATAGTGCCGGTAGTATACCAATCTGACACCGGTTGTAAGCATTTTAATGCCACAATTATTGATCTTGATGGGCTTCAGAGCTCTCCGCGCAGGGAATTGCTGTAAGCGTCAAGAATTTTTACATCCGCAAACTGTCCGATCAGGCTGTAGTCATCGCAGCGAAAATTGACCACCCGGTTGTTTTCGGTGCGACCCTGCAATTCGCCGGGGTCTTTTACCGACGGGCCGGTTACCAGAATACGCTCGGTGCCTCCTACCATGGCCTGGGCAATGGCGCGGGCCTGGGCATTGATCTGTGCCTGCAGGGTGGCGAGCCGGTGTTTCTTTTCCTGTTCGGGGGTTTCATCTTTCAGGTCGGCGGCCGGCGTGCCGGGGCGGGCACTGTAGATAAAGCTGAAGGAAAGATCGAATCCGATTTCGATAATCAGGTTCATGGTGTCTTCGAAGTCGCGATTGGTCTCGCCGGGGAAGCCGATGATAAAATCCGACGACAGACTGATGTCCGGGCGAATAGCCCGGATCCTGCGGATTATCGATTTGTATTCCAGAGCAGTGTGCCCTCGCTTCATGGCGGCCAGGATGCGATCGGACCCGCTCTGGACCGGCAGGTGCAGGTGGCTGACCAGCTCCGGAACCTGGCCGTATACATTAATGAGGTTGCTGGTGAATTCTACCGGGTGCGAGGTGGTATAGCGGATTCTGTCGATTCCGTCGATGCTGGCAACGTAGTTGATCAGGGTCGCCAGATCGATAATCTCACCTTGATGGCTCAGGCCACGATAGGCATTAACGTTCTGCCCCAGCAGGTTGATCTCTCTGACACCCTG is part of the Gammaproteobacteria bacterium genome and harbors:
- a CDS encoding transporter associated domain-containing protein; this encodes MTEEPSDTEQKPRSWLDRITQIFSDEPNDVQSLLAVLRNAEQDKVLDSDALSIIEGALQVSNMQVREIMIPRSQLVTVSATLSPQEIIEQVAKEAHSRYPVIGENIDSVLGILLAKDLLPLVLQQNVDKFSIKDIVRPATFVPESKRLNVLLKEFRETRHHMAIVIDEYGSVCGAVTIEDVLEQIVGEIEDEYDVDDESYIKRFDDENHIVKALTPIDEFNEHFNTAFSEQEFSTIGGLVLQRFGHIPERDEKINIGPFLFTVLNADSRQIKLLKVTSSLLDAGTKKISKLGR
- the ybeY gene encoding rRNA maturation RNase YbeY, whose amino-acid sequence is METWLTAASRQLARPGKPLFLSIRVVDEAESAALNRDYRGKDSPTNVLSFSCELPDQVLDSLARLPLGDLAICAPVVLAEASAQGKSREAHWAHLLTHGFLHLHGYRHETPEEAEAMESLETDVLKTLGFPNPYLIN
- the leuS gene encoding leucine--tRNA ligase, yielding MSSINDTYTPAEVESAAQQYWETNDSFRAEENTGKEKFYCLSMFPYPSGHLHMGHVRNYTIGDVISRFQRMQGKHVLQPMGWDAFGLPAENAAIQKQVPPAGWTYSNIDYMRGQFKQLGFAYDWHRELATCHPGYYRWEQWFFTRLFKKGLVYKREAEVNWDPVDQTVLANEQVVDGRGWRSGALVERRKIPQWFIKITDYAQELLDDLDKLDGWPEQVRTMQTNWIGRSVGIELQFEVADQDDAAYQTLSVYTTRPDTLMGVTYVAVAPQHPLAELAAETNPAVRAFIEEQSHTKTAEADMATMEKLGIDTGLQAINPISGDQVPVYVANFVLMSYGSGAVMAVPGHDQRDWEFARKYSLPVKQVIQPASTDTPCDLGSEAFVEKGLLINSGQFDGLNFEQAFSAIEKFLTEQGKGQRQVNFRLRDWGVSRQRYWGTPIPIINCQQCGTVPVPEEDLPVLLPTDIEFDASGSPLKKMPSFYRTSCPECGGEAERETDTFDTFVESSWYYARYACRDLDDAMLDERADYWLPVDQYIGGIEHAILHLLYARFFHKLLRDEGLLSSDEPFTRLLTQGMVLKDGSKMSKSKGNTVDPLSLIEKYGADTVRMFTMFAAPPDQSLEWSDSGVEGSYRFLKRLWKIVADHQPADPAKLDHGNLSERQQQFRFAIHSTLEKVGDDFGRRQTFNTAIAAVMGLINDTYKFVEQSDTDLDNALVTEALSTVVLMLAPVVPHICHVLWQHLGHSEAVIDAPWPTVDRAALKQSTLVIVLQVNGKLRAKIEVDKDADRQTLEKLALDHETIRRYTSEGEVRKVIVVPGRLVNVVVSS
- a CDS encoding PhoH family protein, which codes for MTEQIHSRSITLLPDNAQRLASLCGRLNEHIHQIENSLAVKIQQRGNQFRLSGSEAAIEGGGKVLKALYLATRNGETLSPDQVHLALRESQQEDAPEQGPADESLIRTPKSSVKPRTRHQQDYVKSIKQHDINFGIGPAGTGKTYLAVACAVEALVQEQVSRLLLVRPAVEAGEKLGFLPGDLAQKIDPYLRPLYDALYEMLGFERVGRLIEKNVIEVAPLAYMRGRTLNNSFIILDESQNTTASQMKMFLTRIGFGSTAVITGDVTQIDLPKGTRSGLVHATKVLEGIDDIGFTYFDARDVVRHRLVQKIVEAYDAHDRQTIANLGPDNASINDREQRES
- the lptE gene encoding LPS assembly lipoprotein LptE codes for the protein MATRLFKSLLVALLLPVLSGCGFSLRGSDALSASLPELQLYLQQPGDEIAGLLRRALQDANVAVTEIDADTVNPGLPVLIVGAEQRRIRPITVTPRARAAQYDIRMTLPVSMIQGENQLLGPEDLIIQQVYYENTGNITGTLEEREVIQSELRRELVNRLLRRLEAATSNGTAS
- the miaB gene encoding tRNA (N6-isopentenyl adenosine(37)-C2)-methylthiotransferase MiaB, which translates into the protein MTDSLEKPAIHNPDQPPQPRKVFIKTHGCQMNEYDSSRMLDLLREHQGAELVDDPASADLLLLNTCSIREKAQEKVFHQLGRWRALKEQNPQLKIAVGGCVASQEGAAIGRRAPYVDVVFGPQTLHKLPEMLAAATGSGPVVDISFPEIEKFDRLPEPEVTGCQAFLTVMEGCSKYCSFCVVPYTRGEEVSRPLDDVLAEAVHLASQGVREINLLGQNVNAYRGLSHQGEIIDLATLINYVASIDGIDRIRYTTSHPVEFTSNLINVYGQVPELVSHLHLPVQSGSDRILAAMKRGHTALEYKSIIRRIRAIRPDISLSSDFIIGFPGETNRDFEDTMNLIIEIGFDLSFSFIYSARPGTPAADLKDETPEQEKKHRLATLQAQINAQARAIAQAMVGGTERILVTGPSVKDPGELQGRTENNRVVNFRCDDYSLIGQFADVKILDAYSNSLRGEL